The Methanohalophilus portucalensis genome window below encodes:
- a CDS encoding cobalamin B12-binding domain-containing protein produces the protein MATQEELQEKGKAAVMDFDDEAVVEVAEECIAAGLDPVALIQDGFTAGMNEIGDQFEQGTLFLPHVIAASEAMSAGVEVLTPELEKLSAKSEDKGTIAIGTVEGDIHTIGKDIVATMLKIAGFNVIDLGRDVPIADYVTAVKENNPDIIGSSALMTTTMVLQTQIEEQLKEAGVRDGVKTMVGGAPVTQDWADKIGADIYGENASDVVVKCKAAME, from the coding sequence ATGGCTACACAGGAAGAGTTACAAGAAAAAGGAAAAGCTGCAGTTATGGATTTTGATGACGAAGCAGTTGTAGAAGTTGCAGAAGAATGTATCGCTGCAGGACTTGACCCGGTTGCACTCATTCAGGACGGCTTCACTGCCGGAATGAATGAGATTGGTGACCAGTTCGAGCAGGGTACCCTTTTCCTTCCACACGTCATTGCTGCATCCGAAGCAATGAGTGCAGGTGTTGAAGTTCTCACCCCCGAACTTGAGAAACTCAGCGCAAAATCCGAAGACAAAGGTACAATAGCAATTGGTACTGTAGAAGGTGACATTCACACCATCGGTAAGGATATCGTTGCAACCATGCTCAAGATCGCTGGTTTCAATGTAATCGATCTCGGAAGAGATGTACCAATCGCTGACTACGTTACCGCTGTTAAAGAAAACAACCCAGACATCATTGGTTCCTCTGCTCTGATGACCACCACCATGGTCCTTCAGACACAGATTGAAGAACAGCTCAAGGAAGCTGGTGTACGTGATGGTGTCAAAACCATGGTAGGAGGAGCTCCTGTAACCCAGGACTGGGCTGACAAAATTGGCGCAGACATCTATGGAGAGAACGCATCTGACGTAGTCGTCAAATGCAAGGCAGCAATGGAATAA
- a CDS encoding cation:proton antiporter domain-containing protein, translating to MVTSIYFMEIIVLLLLLSVMAYTLSKSFNIPIIVFLLLEGIIAGPEVLNMLDPAVFGNGLTVIVSLSVAIIVFDGGLHIDLRHIRTVQQSVLRLISVGVLVTFILTTFVTHMLLSVPLELAALFGALISATGPTVITPMVKQVRPNHKISKVLELEGVLNDAGSVILAALIFEWIVSQLSGFEVLSFILFRIFIGVVFGISSGFLLSRFLSMESLITDQTTRIVTITMVLATFVIAEIFGNESGIMAVAIFGIYVGSSNVPNKSVIKEFKADIVIILLSFIFLILASMLRFEDIVNIGFKGFAIVILLMFFIRPLAVFISTLKSKLTLKDKLFISFIGPRGIVPASIATYFTIKLNNMGIIGGEFLVGLVFLAVIISVVTTGFLSKRVAKFLGVIPMEILVVGGGEVGKILAERFEKRGENVVVVDPSEENCQKLMKSDIRVVHGDAEDINVLKEAGIDHAKYVVATTDKDNTNLLICQIAKTKFNFDKDQIVARVNNIENLHAFWDLEIRAMSPAMTTALVLDNMVGRPHMFSMCEVGEGADIIEAHISNPKVVGKAISELKLPESSLLLMVRRGNESFIANGNVVLEYDDIVTVIGEGDSAQKVADLFER from the coding sequence ATGGTCACCTCAATATATTTTATGGAAATAATCGTACTTCTACTTTTATTGAGTGTGATGGCTTATACATTAAGTAAATCTTTCAATATTCCTATTATTGTGTTTCTACTCTTAGAAGGTATTATTGCCGGTCCGGAAGTATTAAACATGCTTGATCCGGCGGTCTTTGGCAACGGCTTGACAGTTATTGTATCGCTCTCGGTGGCCATAATTGTTTTTGACGGTGGATTGCATATCGATTTAAGGCATATACGAACCGTTCAGCAAAGTGTTTTGAGGCTTATATCTGTTGGGGTATTAGTCACATTTATTTTGACAACTTTTGTTACACACATGTTGCTCAGTGTGCCACTTGAATTAGCAGCTCTTTTTGGTGCTTTAATCTCAGCAACAGGCCCTACTGTTATAACTCCAATGGTTAAACAGGTGCGTCCTAACCATAAGATAAGTAAAGTGCTTGAATTAGAAGGGGTTTTAAATGATGCAGGTAGTGTAATACTTGCAGCTCTTATTTTTGAATGGATTGTATCTCAATTATCAGGTTTTGAAGTTTTATCTTTTATTTTATTCAGGATTTTTATAGGAGTTGTATTTGGAATCTCCAGTGGTTTTCTTCTCAGTAGATTTTTGTCAATGGAATCTCTTATCACTGATCAAACGACCAGAATAGTTACCATAACAATGGTACTTGCAACTTTTGTAATAGCAGAAATTTTTGGTAACGAATCAGGCATTATGGCAGTAGCTATTTTTGGTATATATGTGGGTAGTTCTAATGTACCCAACAAATCTGTAATAAAAGAATTTAAAGCAGATATTGTTATAATTTTATTATCTTTCATTTTTTTGATTCTGGCATCGATGCTGAGATTTGAAGATATAGTCAATATTGGATTCAAAGGTTTTGCTATCGTAATCCTCCTTATGTTTTTCATTCGTCCATTAGCTGTATTCATTTCTACTTTGAAGTCAAAACTAACGTTGAAAGATAAATTATTCATATCATTTATAGGTCCACGGGGTATTGTCCCGGCCTCTATAGCGACTTATTTTACAATAAAACTCAACAATATGGGTATAATTGGCGGAGAATTTTTGGTAGGTCTTGTATTTTTAGCTGTTATTATATCAGTTGTAACAACTGGCTTTTTATCCAAAAGAGTAGCTAAGTTCTTAGGAGTGATTCCAATGGAGATACTTGTTGTAGGTGGCGGTGAGGTTGGAAAGATCCTCGCCGAGCGTTTTGAAAAGAGAGGGGAAAATGTAGTGGTTGTAGATCCTTCCGAAGAAAATTGTCAGAAACTTATGAAATCTGACATAAGAGTTGTACATGGTGATGCGGAAGATATTAATGTCCTTAAAGAAGCAGGAATTGATCATGCAAAATATGTTGTTGCAACTACTGACAAAGACAATACTAATCTTTTAATTTGCCAGATTGCCAAGACCAAGTTTAATTTTGATAAGGACCAGATAGTTGCACGTGTAAATAATATTGAAAATCTTCATGCTTTCTGGGACCTTGAAATAAGAGCAATGAGTCCTGCAATGACAACTGCTCTTGTGCTGGACAATATGGTCGGCCGTCCTCATATGTTTTCCATGTGTGAAGTTGGGGAAGGGGCCGACATCATAGAGGCACATATAAGTAATCCCAAAGTTGTAGGCAAAGCTATAAGTGAACTTAAATTACCTGAAAGCAGTCTTTTGCTGATGGTCAGAAGAGGTAATGAATCCTTTATTGCCAATGGAAATGTCGTACTTGAATATGACGACATTGTAACTGTAATTGGTGAAGGCGATTCAGCACAGAAGGTTGCAGACCTTTTTGAGCGTTGA
- a CDS encoding amino acid permease — MAIIETKERLGRSLGFFATFAIGTGTMIGAGIFILPAIATSSAGPAAIISFLFGGIISMATAISMAELATGMPRAGGSYHFISRAMGAGFGIVIGLGAWLALMFKGSFALIGLADYFQVFYSVPIYFVAIATGLILLIINYRGARSSGTLQNIIVIFLLLILGLFIIKGSFMLDMGKFTPVVPFGYSSILATTGLIFISFLGITQLAAIAEEVKDPSKNLPRAFIVSVAVVTLIYVGVMVVINGTLNLDEAVNTSTPLVDVAGMMAGTSGKLAIAFAGLLATLSTANAAIMSSSRFPFAMGRDALIPQWFTVIHEKFDTPSRAISTTGIIMILLLLLFDVEQLAKLGSTFNILIFVLINISVIILRKRTLEEYKPTFKDPLFPFTQIFGIVGSLILLPLLGLLPLFFVLFVIFIGLFWYQFYCKGTAAPGYSLFDMLEDRASKPSIVPESMVKVLVPISNPQHERDLLNLADWLGDDIIGLHVVKVPRQTSLNAAQEAYHKNGIEVESSLQKEFENFPILLGHEREYIIAFDHTVSNSIVEQANIEKVDIIIMGWHESDRFHYSIGDVTNEVLSFSKSHIVLLKGYLPEKINRIVVSYDGKDNSSYGVYLAKRLAINTGASIQIINISHPEKESIDKNELLSSLDKIIGDEDRISIDYKFIERFSIVDGVLEFGNAGDLLIIGDSDQRFKISLLGSLSQKITKYSSKPVLIVRRSKPISREGLTYWLRKKF, encoded by the coding sequence ATGGCAATTATTGAAACTAAAGAAAGACTAGGGCGCAGCCTTGGGTTTTTTGCTACATTCGCAATAGGTACAGGTACCATGATTGGGGCAGGTATTTTTATTCTTCCTGCAATCGCAACATCCAGCGCCGGGCCTGCTGCAATAATTTCTTTTTTATTCGGGGGAATAATTTCAATGGCCACGGCAATAAGTATGGCTGAGCTGGCAACCGGTATGCCCCGGGCAGGAGGAAGTTATCACTTCATCAGCCGGGCAATGGGGGCTGGTTTTGGTATAGTTATCGGTCTGGGTGCATGGCTAGCTTTAATGTTTAAAGGTTCATTTGCCCTTATAGGTCTTGCCGATTATTTTCAGGTATTTTATTCTGTTCCAATCTATTTTGTGGCAATAGCAACAGGTTTAATCCTTTTAATCATTAACTACAGAGGTGCTAGGAGTAGCGGAACATTACAAAATATCATAGTAATTTTTCTATTATTAATATTAGGCTTATTCATTATTAAAGGCAGTTTTATGCTTGATATGGGGAAATTTACCCCTGTAGTCCCATTTGGATACAGTTCTATCCTTGCTACTACGGGTCTTATTTTCATATCTTTTTTAGGTATCACTCAACTTGCTGCAATTGCTGAAGAGGTGAAAGATCCGTCCAAGAATCTTCCAAGGGCCTTTATTGTTTCAGTCGCTGTTGTAACTCTGATCTATGTTGGTGTTATGGTTGTGATCAACGGGACTTTGAATTTAGACGAAGCTGTGAATACCAGTACCCCTCTTGTAGATGTGGCTGGCATGATGGCCGGTACTTCTGGTAAATTGGCCATAGCATTTGCCGGTCTGCTTGCTACACTTTCCACGGCAAATGCTGCCATAATGTCATCTTCAAGGTTTCCATTTGCCATGGGCAGAGACGCATTGATACCCCAGTGGTTCACAGTCATTCATGAAAAATTCGATACTCCTTCCCGTGCAATTTCGACTACCGGGATAATAATGATCCTTCTTCTGTTGTTGTTTGATGTGGAACAGCTTGCAAAATTGGGTAGTACTTTTAATATTTTAATCTTCGTTTTGATCAATATATCTGTAATAATTCTCAGAAAAAGAACTCTTGAGGAATATAAACCGACTTTTAAAGACCCCCTCTTCCCATTCACACAAATTTTTGGTATTGTCGGCAGTTTGATTTTGTTACCTTTACTTGGTTTGTTGCCTTTATTTTTTGTTCTATTTGTTATATTTATAGGATTGTTCTGGTACCAATTCTACTGTAAAGGTACAGCTGCTCCTGGCTACAGCTTATTTGATATGTTGGAAGATAGGGCATCTAAACCATCCATTGTTCCTGAATCAATGGTCAAAGTTTTGGTCCCTATTTCCAACCCTCAACACGAAAGAGATCTTTTGAATTTGGCAGATTGGCTTGGTGACGATATAATTGGCCTTCACGTGGTCAAAGTTCCACGCCAGACCAGTTTGAATGCAGCTCAGGAAGCCTATCATAAAAACGGTATTGAAGTAGAGTCTAGTTTACAAAAGGAATTTGAAAATTTCCCCATACTTCTTGGTCATGAGAGAGAATATATTATTGCCTTTGATCACACTGTATCAAATTCAATAGTTGAACAAGCCAACATCGAAAAAGTGGATATTATTATAATGGGATGGCATGAATCTGATCGATTCCATTATTCTATTGGAGATGTGACAAATGAGGTCCTGTCTTTCTCCAAAAGTCACATTGTTCTTTTGAAGGGCTATCTTCCTGAGAAGATTAACAGAATTGTAGTATCTTATGATGGAAAAGACAATTCAAGCTATGGTGTTTATCTGGCCAAAAGATTGGCTATTAATACAGGAGCTTCAATCCAAATTATCAATATATCTCATCCTGAAAAGGAATCAATTGACAAAAATGAATTACTTAGTAGTCTTGATAAAATAATCGGGGATGAAGACAGAATTTCAATAGATTATAAGTTTATAGAGCGCTTTTCAATTGTTGACGGGGTTTTGGAATTTGGGAATGCTGGAGACCTATTAATAATTGGTGATTCTGATCAAAGATTTAAAATTTCTTTGCTTGGGAGTTTATCCCAAAAAATAACCAAGTATTCCAGCAAGCCAGTCTTAATTGTGAGAAGATCCAAACCAATATCTAGAGAAGGATTAACTTATTGGCTAAGAAAAAAATTCTGA
- the mtbC gene encoding dimethylamine corrinoid protein MtbC, translating into MSDAIVSCKKDQVLAAVEKARGELEAPEIIENGLAAGMNEVGTLFERGKLFLPHVMMAAEAMQAGVDELKDDMPEASEKAAAVIVNGTVEGDVHDIGKAIVSTMLQTSGFEVYDIGRDAPVADFIAKIKETDANMVGISALMTTTLQGQKEVIEALEEEGLRDKVKVMVGGAPATNAWAKKIGADCYAENATEAVSKAKELLL; encoded by the coding sequence TTGTCTGACGCTATTGTAAGTTGCAAGAAAGATCAGGTTCTTGCTGCTGTCGAAAAAGCCCGTGGTGAACTCGAGGCTCCAGAAATCATTGAGAACGGTCTTGCAGCAGGTATGAATGAAGTCGGTACCCTTTTTGAAAGGGGTAAGTTATTCCTTCCACACGTCATGATGGCTGCAGAAGCCATGCAGGCCGGTGTGGACGAACTTAAAGATGATATGCCTGAAGCATCCGAAAAAGCTGCTGCTGTAATTGTCAATGGTACAGTAGAGGGCGATGTCCATGACATCGGTAAGGCTATTGTATCCACCATGCTCCAGACATCAGGATTCGAAGTCTATGACATCGGTCGTGATGCACCTGTAGCAGATTTCATTGCCAAGATCAAGGAAACAGACGCAAACATGGTTGGCATTTCCGCACTTATGACCACCACTCTCCAGGGCCAGAAGGAAGTAATCGAAGCCCTTGAAGAAGAAGGTCTCCGTGACAAGGTAAAAGTCATGGTAGGTGGCGCACCTGCAACCAATGCATGGGCCAAAAAGATCGGTGCAGACTGCTATGCAGAAAATGCAACTGAAGCTGTCAGCAAAGCAAAAGAGCTTCTCTTATAA
- a CDS encoding EamA family transporter: MWALFCAVLWGLWYIPGTVVWGLAPFVEMYTEVASTSGDSMALIVTAVLITALNAVTVVLALFVWNGVLGNYGEMIRTAKSFHPCSKWFLFASVFGGPVAILGSFMAMGFVGGAFAAVAALLYPVIGAALANVWHGEKISKRAAMGIIVIIAGGITIFGGGVITELQAGSVGWIGYLGGLMAATGWGIEGAVADKGLDVANADVGLHLRFIAELAIWIIIALPLLAIMGYPVFTYAFQVFQPWTILMFVFAGITFGFCYVSWYKSFPLIGVGRGQGIANLYGMFAVISTILFFGDVPQWTVLVGGALCIVGSFIMFSEESLELETLRN; the protein is encoded by the coding sequence ATGTGGGCACTTTTCTGTGCTGTACTTTGGGGTCTCTGGTATATACCAGGTACCGTCGTATGGGGTCTTGCACCCTTCGTTGAAATGTACACTGAAGTCGCTTCAACAAGCGGCGACAGTATGGCATTGATAGTTACTGCAGTATTGATTACTGCATTAAATGCTGTTACAGTTGTACTTGCGCTATTCGTATGGAATGGTGTGCTTGGTAATTATGGTGAAATGATAAGGACAGCCAAGTCTTTCCACCCCTGTTCCAAGTGGTTCTTATTTGCATCTGTATTTGGTGGACCGGTTGCAATTCTTGGTTCCTTTATGGCAATGGGATTTGTCGGAGGAGCTTTTGCAGCGGTTGCCGCATTGCTTTATCCTGTTATTGGTGCCGCACTTGCCAATGTATGGCATGGTGAGAAGATCAGTAAGAGGGCAGCAATGGGTATTATTGTTATCATCGCCGGTGGTATAACCATCTTTGGTGGCGGTGTAATTACTGAACTCCAGGCAGGAAGTGTTGGCTGGATTGGATATCTCGGCGGACTGATGGCTGCAACCGGATGGGGTATTGAAGGTGCTGTTGCTGACAAGGGTCTTGACGTTGCAAATGCCGATGTCGGTCTTCACCTGAGATTCATCGCGGAACTTGCCATCTGGATAATCATTGCGTTGCCTTTGCTCGCAATCATGGGTTACCCGGTCTTCACATATGCATTCCAGGTATTCCAGCCTTGGACAATACTAATGTTCGTATTTGCAGGAATCACTTTCGGATTCTGTTATGTGTCCTGGTATAAGTCCTTCCCACTTATCGGTGTCGGACGTGGTCAGGGTATTGCAAACCTGTACGGTATGTTTGCTGTGATTTCCACAATTTTGTTCTTCGGTGACGTACCACAGTGGACTGTGCTGGTTGGTGGTGCTCTCTGTATTGTTGGTAGTTTCATAATGTTCTCCGAAGAGAGTCTGGAACTCGAAACACTAAGGAACTAA
- a CDS encoding DUF22 domain-containing protein — MPSEIINVVSRKKGEIVSNKIEATPYEFTIGTQARWEMITSDADLEIRAGEYKKIPIREIVLEADSLAIPCAFIYHAMTSVINVSSTNGACLVDKERIIRYAYIFGQATGDIKEGDLLGVLNIFPIAFTREANIPMKIS; from the coding sequence ATGCCTTCAGAAATAATAAATGTTGTATCCCGCAAAAAAGGAGAAATCGTTTCAAATAAAATAGAAGCCACTCCTTATGAATTCACAATTGGAACTCAGGCAAGATGGGAAATGATAACTTCTGATGCTGATTTAGAAATAAGAGCTGGAGAATACAAAAAAATTCCCATCAGAGAAATAGTTCTTGAAGCCGATTCATTAGCTATTCCATGTGCCTTTATATACCACGCCATGACATCTGTAATTAATGTCTCTTCCACAAATGGAGCATGCCTTGTGGATAAAGAACGCATTATTAGATATGCATATATATTTGGCCAGGCCACCGGAGACATTAAAGAAGGAGATCTTCTAGGAGTGTTAAATATATTCCCTATCGCATTTACACGAGAAGCAAATATTCCCATGAAGATTTCCTAA